One Trichomycterus rosablanca isolate fTriRos1 chromosome 12, fTriRos1.hap1, whole genome shotgun sequence DNA window includes the following coding sequences:
- the slc39a10 gene encoding zinc transporter ZIP10 — protein sequence MMRVHAHTKFCFLCVLTLLFHQCTHCHETDHHHHYHHNDGHDHDHDHDHDHIHDDHQISKTPYTGQTNHSAPENEGAAAEHEQQYYILQLFQRYGHQDRLDFRGFQNLLLSLGLGEVRVVELEHDDLGHDHVAHLDLLEVQEGKHSHSAGHAHAHVKHLHHSHQHSHDNNGSLCSPKPAIENGSNKRSGHDHDHDHDHGHDHDNDHGHVHDQDNNHDHDHVHDHDNDHDHVHDHDNDHHDHVHDHEQVKTQAQIVKNDQKHNHKQSHDHDHNHKHDQNNNEPSHDHPHDHDHTTDQDHTQEHNDLSPDDSAETSSENKQQQARMHRHDHHHHKSSHPHNHHNHPDTTDQSNQSQPTRASIQVADSATLQPSLPTQPSTTMPKRMRKQLKGRAQHGRNKKPNTLEPTSSSTVKDGGNGHEHDYSHEHDHSHDEHMHSHSQAHKGKREIPEDIANPDGSSPPGHFDSMTDQHEECLNLTQLFHHYGLSPDSLISPAQFTYLCPALLYQIDSRVCIRHYHQVDVQEAQPLSGWVWLFSFIAITVISLLSLLGVVLVPILNQSCFKFLLTFLVALAVGTLSGDALLHLLPHSLADHDHSHDLGHGEHSTADEDDWLTKFDGVWKGLTALAGIYLLFVIEHCIRMFKHYKDRGGGFCRSKRRSEDGNIGRKLSDHKLNRHSDAERIHLKRLDDSSHMDTQMTELQPPDSPSKTPLAITVAEYSEENSEESEKKAKKKRHSHSHHGHCHSEKDMQDAGITSIAWMVIMGDGMHNFSDGLAIGAAFSASITGGISTSVAVFCHELPHELGDFAVLLKAGMTVKQAIVYNLLSALMAYFGMVIGTALGQYAHNVTSWIFAVTAGMFLYVALVDMLPEMLHGDSEDQKHCNLGHFVLQNMGMLSGFTIMLLIAIFENQIVVNLGF from the exons ATGATGAGAGTTCACGCTCACACCAAGTTTTGCTTTCTGTGCGTGCTCACCCTCCTGTTCCATCAATGCACACATTGTCACGAGACGGACCACCATCACCATTATCACCACAATGATGGCCACGATCATGACCACGACCACGACCACGACCACATCCACGACGACCACCAGATATCAAAAACACCCTACACAGGCCAGACTAATCACTCGGCACCCGAGAACGAGGGCGCCGCCGCCGAGCACGAGCAGCAGTATTACATCCTCCAGCTGTTTCAACGCTATGGCCACCAGGATCGACTGGACTTCAGAGGCTTCCAGAACTTGCTGCTGAGCCTGGGACTGGGCGAGGTGCGAGTGGTGGAGCTGGAACACGATGATCTCGGCCACGACCACGTGGCACATCTGGACCTTTTGGAAGTGCAGGAAGGCAAACACTCGCATTCCGCCGGGCATGCACATGCACATGTTAAGCATTTACATCATAGCCACCAACATTCGCATGATAATAATGGAAGCTTGTGTAGCCCCAAACCTGCGATAGAGAATGGCTCCAATAAACGGAGCGGTCACGACCACGATCATGATCACGACCATGGTCACGATCACGACAATGACCACGGTCACGTCCACGATCAGGACAATAACCACGACCATGATCACGTCCATGATCACGACAATGACCATGATCATGTCCACGATCACGACAATGACCACCACGATCACGTCCACGATCACGAGCAAGTAAAAACTCAGGCTCAAATTGTTAAAAATGATCAAAAGCACAACCATAAACAATCACATGATCATGATCACAACCACAAACATGATCAGAACAATAATGAACCTTCACACGACCACCCACATGACCATGACCACACGACGGATCAAGACCACACACAGGAACACAACGATCTTAGTCCAGACGACAGTGCTGAAACGTCTTCGGAAAACAAGCAACAACAAGCGAGGATGCATCGTCATGaccaccatcaccataaaaGCTCCCACCCTCACAACCACCACAACCATCCAGACACGACAGACCAAAGTAACCAATCGCAACCAACTCGAGCTTCCATTCAGGTTGCCGATTCTGCTACTCTCCAGCCCTCGTTACCCACTCAGCCGTCTACCACCATGCCCAAGAGGATGAGAAAACAGTTAAAAGGGAGAGCTCAGCATGGTCGAAATAAAAAGCCGAACACTCTTGAACCCACCAGCAGCTCCACGGTGAAAGATGGTGGGAATGGTCATGAGCATGATTACAGTCATGAGCATGATCACAGTCATGATGAACACATGCACAGTCACAGTCAGGCACACAAAGGAAAACGAGAAATACCAGAAGATATTGCCAATCCAGACGGCTCATCTCCGCCTGGGCATTTCGACAGCATGACTGATCAACACGAGGAG TGTCTGAATTTGACACAGCTATTCCATCACTACGGTCTGAGTCCGGATTCGCTCATCTCCCCAGCACAGTTCACCTACTTGTGTCCGGCCCTGCTTTATCAGATCGACAGCCGTGTCTGTATCCGCCATTACCACCAGGTTGACGTTCAGGAAGCACAACCACTCTCAG GATGGGTTTGGCTGTTCAGCTTCATTGCTATCACAGTGATCAGCTTGTTGTCCCTGCTGGGTGTCGTTCTGGTGCCCATCCTTAATCAGTCCTGCTTTAAGTTCCTGCTTACCTTCCTGGTGGCGCTGGCAGTGGGAACGTTGAGCGGTGATGCCCTTCTTCACTTGCTGCCTCAT tcaCTAGCAGACCATGACCACAGTCATGACCTAGGTCACGGCGAACACAGCACTGCAGATGAAGACGACTGGCTCACAAAGTTTGATGGCGTCTGGAAGGGGCTGACGGCACTGGCGGGAATCTACCTTCTTTTCGTCATCGAACACTGCATCCGCATGTTCAAGCATTACAAAGACAGAGGG GGTGGGTTTTGTCGAAGTAAAAGAAGAAGCGAGGATGGAAATATTGGAAGGAAGTTGTCAGACCACAAGCTGAACAGGCACTCAGATGCTGAGAGGATCCATTTGAAACGTTTAGATGACT CCTCCCACATGGACACTCAGATGACTGAACTGCAGCCTCCAGACTCTCCCAGCAAGACACCGCTGGCCATCACGGTCGCAGAGTACTCGGAGGAAAACTCGGAGGAAAGTGAAAAAAAGGCCAAGAAGAAGAGGCACTCGCACTCGCATCACGGCCACTGCCACTCTGAGAAGGACATGCAAGATGCTGGGATCACGAGCATAGCCTGGATGGTTATCATGGGGGATGGCATGCACAACTTCAGCGATGGGCTGGCAATAG GTGCTGCTTTTAGTGCCAGCATTACAGGGGGTATTAGTACATCCGTTGCTGTCTTCTGTCACGAGCTGCCTCATGAACTGG GTGACTTTGCGGTGCTGCTGAAGGCCGGTATGACTGTGAAGCAGGCTATTGTGTACAACCTGCTCTCAGCGCTCATGGCCTACTTTGGCATGGTGATTGGCACAGCTCTGGGTCAGTATGCGCACAATGTGACCAGCTGGATCTTTGCTGTGACTGCTGGCATGTTTCTCTATGTGGCCTTAGTGGACATG CTTCCCGAGATGCTTCATGGTGACAGTGAAGATCAGAAGCACTGCAATCTGGGTCACTTCGTCCTGCAGAATATGGGCATGCTCAGTGGTTTTACGATCATGCTGCTCATTGCCATTTTTGAGAATCAAATCGTGGTCAACTTGGGCTTCTAG